ATTATCAGAGATGACCCGGAGGGATGCCACAATAATTAACCAGCTTTTAACAATTACAGGATACCCTTCACGCTCTCGGCCAGGGAGGTCGTCGGGCGACCCAGCAGCGCGCTCAGGGTACGGCTGTCATCAAACAGACCGCCCTTCGAGGCCCCCACGTCGGAGTCGGCCAGCATATCGGCCAGACCCGCCGGTAAGCCCACGCCCTTCAGCGCGGCGGCAAAATCAGCTTCGCTCAGGTTCTGGTAGGCCACGTTTTTCCCGCTCTGGCGGCTCAGTTCGGCAGCCAGCTCGCTTAAGGTCCACGCCTGGTCGCCCGCCAGCTCATACACTTTCCCGGCATGACCCTCTTCGCTGATAACGCGGGCCGCGGCGGCGGCATAGTCGGCGCGAGTCGCAGAGGCGATCTTGCCTTCACTCGCAGAGCCGATGAACACCCCGTGCTCCAGAGCCGGCGGGGCGCTGGCGAGGTAGTTTTCGGTATACCAGCCGTTACGCAGCAGGGCGTAAGGAATGCCGG
This Leclercia sp. S52 DNA region includes the following protein-coding sequences:
- a CDS encoding SDR family oxidoreductase — translated: MIAITGATGQLGQLVIEQLLKTVPASQLVAIVRNPAKADALSQQGVAVRQADYTDQAAFTAALAGVDKLLLISSSEVGQRAPQHQNVINAAKAAGVKFIAYTSLLHADTSPLGLHVEHVATEKALAESGIPYALLRNGWYTENYLASAPPALEHGVFIGSASEGKIASATRADYAAAAARVISEEGHAGKVYELAGDQAWTLSELAAELSRQSGKNVAYQNLSEADFAAALKGVGLPAGLADMLADSDVGASKGGLFDDSRTLSALLGRPTTSLAESVKGIL